TAGTATACTTTGGTGATAGGATTTATTAGCAATATTTACATTGTATATTTGAATAtaggattgaacatggggctgaagaaaacatcttgaaacggccgtcccccagctcattctttttggattataccaatcattggatatcctacttgaattggactttttcaaccatattataaagataaattgcatatttgcacctataacacaaagaataattgtacacctGAATGGTTGACATCAAGTTAATCTTATAGCAGTaggataagtatttgttgtatagcacttgttgtaatttgtcctaatcacaaataataattttgtaattttgtaccagtacctagaggttggcaaccctaagaatgtaGCACCTCATTGAGGACTagcctgctgctgccaccaccaaacTACTGAAGCCTAACATTCCACCTCCAAACCATCGCAAGGGGCGTGGCCaggagggagggggcgtggctaggagcctgctgctgccaccaccaaatTATGAAGCCCAACATTCCACCTCCAAACCATCACAAGGGacgtggctgggagggagggggcgtggctaggagcctgctgctgccaccaccaaacTACTGAAGCCCAACGTTCCACCTCCAAACCATCACAAGGGGCGTGGCTAGGAGGAAGGGGGCGTGGCTAGGagcctgctgctgccaccaccaaacTGCTGAAGCCCAACATTCCACCTCCAAACCATCGCAAGGGTCGTGGCCAGGAGGGCGGGGGCGTGGCTAGGagcctgctgctgccaccaccaaacTACTGAAGCCCAACGTTCCACCTCCAAACCATCGCAAGGGGCGTggccaggggggagggggcgtggctaggagtctgctgctgccaccaccaaacTGCTGAAGCCCAACGTTCCACCTCCAAACCATCGCAAGGGGCGTGGCCaggagggagggggcgtggctaggagggagggggtgtggctaGCAGGCCCTTTACGGGGCGTGGCTGAAACCAAGGCCTACCTTCAGGGGAGCTTGGTTTCCTTtcgcccccaccccagcctcgcttcgtcccccccccccccgaccgtCACCTCCGCTCCGGCCTCGGACTCTTCCCCGCCGCCTTCGTCCCACCTTGTGAGCGCGGCGGTCccgggctttcccccctccccaccccgcgcGGTTGCTTAGCAACGCGGCCCCGTGACAATGCCGGGACTACAGTTCCCGTCGTCCCTCTGTGACTGGGGAGGCGCCTGCGCGAGAGGCggagctcttcccccctcccctcggttCGAGTACCGATGCGTCAAAGGGCGCCGTTCCAGTCCTGCTGTGCGCATGCGCTCTTCGATTGAAGGGTGCCACGTGAGTCCTTGACTCTTGGAGCTTGTAAGTGGGGCAGGGGGCGTCGGGGCTGGGGTGGAgtgagggggggggtttgcaagCATGTGCAAAGGGCGAGCTGGTTCTATGAGCGCACGAACCGGATTTATGCTCATTTGAGCagatgaacgcatgaagctgccttatactgaaccagacccctggtccatcaaagtcaatattgtgtactcagaccagcagtggctctccggggtctcaggcaggggtctttcacatcacctacctgcatagtccctttaactggagatggcggggattgaacctgggaccacctgcatgccgagcagaggctctaccactgggccacggcccctctccagggtctcaggcaggggtctttcacatcacctacctgcctggtctccttaactggagatgccaaggatcgaacctgggaccttctgcatgccatgcagatgctctaccactgagccacagcccctccccgtaatgaacacatgaaactgccttatactgaatcagacccttggtccatcgaagtcagtattgtctactcagatcggcaacggctctccagggtctcaggcaggggtctttcacattacctacctgcctggtccctttaactggagatgtcggggattgaacctgggaccttctgcatgccaagcagatgctctacccctcccAGCTGATGAGTGTCTGATTTCCTATTCTtgcttttcttctcttccccagcAAGAAGCCATCATGGTTCACCTTGGTAAGTGGGGGTTCTAatagtataaatagggttgctagctctgggtagggaaatacctggagacttctgaggcggagcctgatgaaggcggagtttggggagtgatttcaatgccgtagagtccagttgccaaagtggccattttctccaggtgatctgatctctctcggctggaggtcagttataataacagatctccagctagtatagggttgccaggtccctcttcacaagcggtgggaggtttttgaggtagagcccgaggagcgcagggttttggggagggggtggggtctGATGAGGGCggtttttgggaggagagggacttcagtgccatagagtccaattgccaaagctgccattttctccaggggaactgatctctatcggctggagctcagttgtaatagcgggagatctccagctagtacctggaggttggcaaccctaaatataaacgATGCCACAGTGTCACAGTGAAATTTCTAGGCACCGTGGTGACCTGGCGCCTGAGACTTGTTAAGCTGTGGGCTAGGCCGAGAGAGCCTGACAGGCCCAGGAAGCTCACGGCAAGCAGGGATTTAATCCCAGTTCTCCCGGTCCTAATCCATCATTCTAATCACAACACCACAGTAGTTCTAACTGTGGATGCGCTTGTCCTCCACAAATGGGCCTAATCCCTTTCTTAAAGGCGGGTGGAGAAAGGGATGTTCCAGGACAGTGTGTCACCGTTGTGTCTCTGCGCGGTCCTCCTGCAGGGCAGCCCCTCATGAAACACTACCCCAAGGCTCACCTCGTCGTCCGCTTTGCCCTCGGCGGCTGCACCAACAGGCCTTACTACCGGATCGTGGTGGCGCAGAACAAGCGGGCCCGCGACGGCAAGTACGTGGAGCAGGTGGGCTGCTATGACCCGCTCCCGAATGACCACGGCGAAAAAATTGTCGGCATTAACATTGAGCGGCTGAAATACTGGATTGCCTGCGGGGCCCATTACA
This portion of the Euleptes europaea isolate rEulEur1 chromosome 19, rEulEur1.hap1, whole genome shotgun sequence genome encodes:
- the MRPS16 gene encoding 28S ribosomal protein S16, mitochondrial, coding for MVHLGQPLMKHYPKAHLVVRFALGGCTNRPYYRIVVAQNKRARDGKYVEQVGCYDPLPNDHGEKIVGINIERLKYWIACGAHYTMPLQKLLGLAGFFPLHPMTITNAERIKRKRAREAASATEATSVTGEENAAAKE